DNA sequence from the Candidatus Fluviicola riflensis genome:
TAAAACTGGCTACCGGTTTGGTAATCACGATTTGCGTTGTTGCCGGAGCAGAAACACAACCGAATTCATCTGTTGCAACCAATGAAACCGCAAATGAACCTTCGGTATTGAAGGTATGATCGACAGTTGTTGCAACGTTGGTGGTGTTTTGTGTAGAACCATCATCCGGAAAGCTGAAAACAAAACTTTGTAATGGGACACCATTCCCTGCTACCGATGAACCATTGGTAAACGTAACCAGGAATGGGACACAACCGGCATTATCACTGGCCAGAATTTGCGCAACAGGTGTTTCCAAAGCCGTCATTGGCGTGAAGGTCTGATCATCTGCACAACCAACATTGTTTGTGGCCGTGAGTGTGATGGTAAAGGTTCCTGAATTCGGATAACTGTAACTTGGATTTTGCCCTGAAACCGTTTGTCCGTTACCCATATCCCAAGAGTATGTACCAAACGGATGCGTTGATGTAGAAGTGGAAAGCATTGTCATTGCCGAGTTTTCGCAAATACTGTCATTTGAAATGGTAAACGAGGCAATGGTTTGCGAAATATGAATCACAGCAGTTGTACTGTCTTCGCAGCCCGTTGTATAGTTGTGAATGACCTGCGTAATGGTGTAAGTTCCGTAAGCGCCGTAATTATGGCTGGTAGTACCAAGGTCAAGATCGTCAAAATCAGGATCATCGAAATTGGTTTGTGTTCCATCTCCCCAACGCCAGATCATATCGGCATCGTCAGGAATAGCACCGATAATAGATTGGTCATTTACTACTACGTTTACCGGGAAACTTGCAGGATTACAATAAAGTGTCTGAGCCGGCTGGAACCGTGAAATCGGTGCTTTGATGTAAACCGCATTCGGTTGAATGAGCGTATCAAGGCAACCTCTGAAATTTACGATCAGCTGCACATCGAAATAACCTGTATCGTTCGGATAGGAGTAGCTTGGGTTTTCAGTTGAAGCTGTTCCGCCATCGCCAAAGTCCCAGGCATACGTTACTTCAGTCGGATCGTGTGGTGCAAGAATCACACTGAGGTTAGTGAAATCAATAGATGTTTTGGCACATTCCGGACTTTGATCAATACTGAAATTCACAGCATCAATGTGTCCGACCTGGATGTATTCAACAAGTGTATCCGTTCCGACACAACCACTTTGGGTTGTAATTACGAGCGAAACGTCGTACACACCAACCGGGTAATTGTGTACAGGTGGTGTTTCTCCGTTAAAGGTAGTTCCGTCACCAAATGTCCACACCCAACTTACAATCGGATTCGAAGAAGTGGAAGTTGAAGTGAATTGTACCGAAAGCGGGTCACAACCTTCAGTCACATCTGCAACAAACGAAGCATCGGGCGGAGTAAGGCTGATATAACTGTTTTGAGAGAATGTTCCGGTACAACCGTTAGCTCCCGTCATTGTTAATGTTACGTTGTAATTACCATTCGCGGAATACAAGTGTGCCGGAGGATTTTGTCCGTTGAATGTGGAACCGTCACCGAAAGTCCATACAAAGTTAGAACCTGCCGGGCTGTTATTGGTAAATACTACCGATTGCGGTGCACAACCTGTTGTTGGTACAGCAGTAAATGCGGGAACCGGGCTCGGTAAAATCGTAATTTGTTGTGTTGTATTTCCGGAGCAGCCCGAACCTGTGTTTTGGGCTGTGAGTGAAATCGTGTAAGTTCCTGCAGAAGGATACGTTACTGTATTATTCTGACCGGTTGAACTTCCGGGTGAGCCACCGGGAAATGTCCAGTTCCAGGCATTGACACCAACAGTCGAATTATCACTGATCGTTACCGGAAGGCCTTCGCAGGCTGTTGCAGGAGCGGTAATTCCCGCCTGGAAGTTGGAAACCACCAATGATTGCGTAATCGTATCCTCGCAACCGAAACTATTGGTCACAATCAACGAAACATTGTAAGTTCCGGCAGTCGCATAATTCACCACCGCAGGATTTTGCAGCGTTGAGGTTTGTCCGTTGCCAAAGTTCCATTCATAGCTTGTGCCTCCGGATGAGGTGTTATTAAAAGTTACTCCTACCGGCAATACACAACCGTTGGTAGATGTTGTAAATGACGCAGTAGGCGCCGGATTTACTGTGACATAATTTACTTTTACTTCGGCATCGGCCTGACCGTTGCTTGCGGTCACTACCAACGTAACCGTGTAAGTTCCGGGAGCGCTGTAAACATGCGACGGGTTTGTTTGGGTCGACGAGTTTCCGTCACCGAAATCCCAGCCCCAGTTTGTAATCGGTGAACCGCCATTTGTCGATTGATTGACAAATAAAACCGGCGAACCGAGACAAACAGCCGTAGGATTCCCTGTAAATTGGGCTGTTGGGGGTTGTGCTAAGCAGAATAGTGGAGTTAGAAGGAGGTAGAGGAGTAAATGCTTCATGTTTTGTCGCGTTAATTCAATTACAGCTTTCCAATAATAAGAAAAGAAAAGCACTTTTCTTGCTAATCATTTAAATTTAACTCACAGTAAACCTGAGTTAATGTTTAAATTTTAACGCTGTAATACTTAATAAACGCACGTTTAATCATTTAGGTTGCTTCCCAACCATCGTCTCATTTCGGCTAAATCGATATGTTTTCGACGAGCAATATCTTCCACCTGTTCATTGGTGATTTTACCAAGACCAAAATATTTGGAATCCGGATGTGCAAAATACCAGCCCGAAACAGATGAAGCAGGCCACATAGCGAGGGTTTCTGTTAGTGAAACGCCACTCACTTCCGTTGCATTCAGGATTCTGAACAAGCCTGGTTTTTCGGTATGATCAGGACAAGCTGGATAACCGGGTGCCGGTCTGATTCCGCGGTATTTTTCCTGGATTAATTCTGAATTATCGAGTGTTTCGTCAGGCGCGTAGCCCCATTTCTGCTTACGCACATAAGCGTGCATGTATTCCGCGAATGCTTCCGCCAAACGATCAGCAAGTGCTTTGAGTAATATGGATGAATAATCGTCGTGATCGTCTTCAAAGCGTTGAACGTGTTCGTCGATTCCATGGCCGGTTGTGACCACAAAACCACCAATGTAATCTTTCACGCCGCTTTCCTTCGGAGCGATAAAATCGGAAAGTGCCAGGTTGGGCTGACCCGAAACTTTGGTGGTTTGCTGACGCAGAGTATGTTGAATGTTGATGACCTCAGAGCGGGTTTCATCAGCATAAATTTCGATATCATCTCCCACACTATTTGCAGGGAAAATTCCCACAACGGCTTTTGCAACCAGCCATTTTTCGTCGATGAGTTTTTTCAGCATGGCTTGTGCATCGGCAAAAAGTTCCGTTGCCTGCGCTCCGACAACCTCATCGGTCAGAATATTCGGGTAACGGCCATGCAATTCCCAGGTTTGGAAAAAAGGTGTCCAATCAATGTAATCCACCAGTTTTTCAAGTGGGAAATGTTCAAAGGTTTGTGTTCCCAATTCTTTCGGAGCCGAAACCGTCGATTCATCAAAAGTCAATTGTAGTTTATTGGCCTGAGCTGCGGCCAACGACAACAATTGTTTCGCCCCACGGTGTTTTTCATGGTGTTCGCGCAAACGGGTGTATTCGAGTTTGAGATCTTCTACAAACTGTCCTTTTTTATGTCCGAGCAATTGTTCAACAACCGTTACAGAACGCGAAGCATCCAACACATGAACGGTTTGTCCGCGCTCATAACTTTGTTCGATTTTCACAGCTGTGTGTACTTTTGAAGTTGTCGCACCGCCAATTAGTAACGGAATATCCAGTTGGGCGCGTTCCATTTCTTTGGCAACGTAAACCATTTCATCGAGTGAAGGTGTAATCAAACCGCTGAGTCCGATTACGTGTGCCTTGTGTTCGATCGCCGCCTGGATGATCTTGTCGGCTGGAACCATTACTCCCAAATCAATCACTTCATAGTTATTACAACCGAGCACAACACCCACAATATTCTTCCCGATATCGTGTACATCGCCTTTCACAGTTGCCATGATGATTCTTCCGGCAGTTTCGCTTTTTCCGCCTTTTTCTTCTTCGATAAACGGTAATAAATAAGCAACCGCTTTTTTCATCACACGTGCCGATTTCACGACCTGAGGCAGGAACATTTTTCCGCTTCCGAACAAATCCCCCACCACGTTCATTCCATCCATCAATGGACCTTCAATTACTTCAATCGGGCGCTTGAACTGGTGACGACATTCTTCCACATCTTCGTCGATGTAATCCACAATTCCTTTTACCAAAGCATGCGAAAGCCGTTCATTTACCAGAGCGCTGCGCCATTCCAGTTCCACTTCTTTTTTCTTCTCTTCGCCTTTGAAACTTTCGGCAAAATCGAGTAAACGCTCGGTTGCATCAGGACGACGATTGAGGATCACATCTTCGATAAACACCAGCAATTGTTTGTCGATGTCGTCATAGATTTCCAGCATAGACGGATTCACAATTCCCATGTCCATACCTTGCTGAATGGCATAATATAAGAACACGGAATGCATGGCTTCGCGCACCGCATTGTTTCCACGAAACGAGAACGAAACATTGGAAACACCGCCGCTTACATGAGCGCCTTTGAGATTTTCACGAATCCATTTGGTGGCTTTGAAAAAGTCGAGCGCGTTGTTATTATGCTCTTCCATTCCGGTGGCAACGGGGAAAATATTCGGGTCGAAAATAATGTCTTGTGGCGGGAAATTTACTTTGTCGACCAATGTGCGGTAGGAACGTTCACAAATTTCGATGCGTCGTTCGTAACTGTCAGCCTGACCCTTTTCATCAAAGGCCATTACCACCACAGCTGCACCGAAACGCTTGATCTTTTTGGCTTGCGCGATAAAGTTCTCTTCACCTTCCTTGAGTGAAATAGAGTTCACAATTCCTTTTCCCTGGATGCATTTGAGTCCGGCTTCGATGATTTCCCATTTGGAACTATCGATCATGACCGGAACACGTGCGATATCGGGTTCGGCGGCAATCAGGTTCAGAAATTTCACCATGGCTTCTTTGCCATCGATCATTCCTTCATCCATATTGATATCGATGATTTGCGCTCCGCCTTCTACCTGTTCGCGTGCTACGGAAAGCGCAGCTTCGAAATCATTGTCACGGATCATGCGCAAAAAAGCACGCGACCCTGTCACATTGGTACGCTCACCGATATTGATAAAGTTACTTTCAGGGGTTACTGTGATGGCTTCTAAGCCGGATAATCTCAACAAATTACTCATACTGTTTCAGCAAGTGTTCTCGGTGCGTATTTAGGTGCCAGCTCGGCCATTTTACGGATGTGAGCCGGGGTTGTTCCACAACAGCCACCAATGATATTGATAATGCCTTCGCGAAGGAATTCTTCTATTTGTTCGCCCATCATTTCGGCGGTTTCATCGTATTGGCCAAATTCGTTGGGCAAACCCGCATTCGGGTGAGCGCTCACAGCAAACGGTGCCTGATTGGCTAAAATTTGTAAATAAGGACGCATCATGGAAGCTCCCAGGGCGCAATTCAAACCGATACTTAACAACGGCATGTGTTGTACCGAAACCAGGAACGCATCAGTGGTTTGTCCGGTAAGTGTTCGTCCGGATTGATCGGTGATTGTTCCAGAAACCATGATTGGTAAACGCACACCACGCGCTTCGTATACTTCATCAATCGCATACAAAGCCGCTTTGGCATTGAGCGTATCAAAAACTGTTTCCACGAGCAAAATATCGCAACCACCATCCATTAAGGCATTTGTTTGTTCGGTGTAGGCCACCACTAATTCATCAAAGGTAATCCCACGAAATCCCGGGTCGTTTACATCAGGTGAAATGGAAGCTGTGCGGTTGGTAGGCCCGATAGAACCTGCTACAAAACGCGGTTTATCCGGATTGAGCGCTGTGAATTCGTCACATACCTCTTTCGCAATTTTAGCACTGTGGAAGTTGATATCGTAGACGTATTTTTCCAGATGATAATCAGCCTGCGCGACGGTGGTTCCTGAAAAGGTGTTCGTTTCAATGATATCGGCACCAGCTTCGAGGTATTCGCGGTGAATCTGAGCAATAATTTCAGGACGTGTCAATGACAACAAATCGTTGTTTCCCTTCAGCGGATGCGGATGATCTTCGAACCAGCCTTTGCGAAAATCTTCTTCTTCGAGCGGGTAGCGCTGAATCATGGTTCCCATTGCTCCGTCGAGAACAAGAATGCGTTTTTTAAGAATGTCTGTAATATGCTCCATAGTTATATGCGTAATTGGTTTGCAACTATGAAGGAGCGGAAGTGAAATACTTCAGTAACTACTTATCTTTTCAGCCGTTGGCTAATTGGATTTGGCACCTATTCCGCGAGCGGAGGTTGCCAAGGTTTCACAGGGCCTATCCCTCCACCTTTCTTCATAAGTTGTCAAAAACAAAGAACTGAGGCAAATATACGGAGTTTGGTTGAGAAACGATATAGTTTTTACGTTTTATACGTTTGTTGGTTCTTTGGTTTCTTTGCTGCCGGAAATTAAATGCCTCTACACGTCCCGTAGGGACGAAATATGGTAGCAGAAATATAGCATTATGAACATCCATGCCGTAGGTATGGGACATCGCAAACCATGTAATGAGAATGTCTTACCCCTACGGGGTAATAGTTCCGATAATCATTTCTTTGTTACCATATTTCGTCCCTACGGGACGCTGGAAATCAAGTATAGTTAGAAGTTCCACTTCATATTCCGGTCGTCTAACACCGCGAAGGAAATTTTCCAGGAGGTTCGGGGTTTGATTGTATTCCCGTCGGAAGCAACGGCGTAAATACCGATCCGCAAACGACGTTTCGAGAATTTAAAACTGCGTTCCAAACCGGTGAAGATCTCGTAATATTGGTATTTGTATTCGGCTACGTAAAGCGCGCCTACTCCCATTACCAAGCCGATTCCGGTTTTTTTCATGAACGGGATTTTGTTGATGATGGCACCGTTGTCGTGATGCACAAAATGTGCTTCGAGGTAGTATTCTTTCGATGGCAAGGAGCTGTCCTGCGCCTGGAATGAATACAACGGATTGGAAAACCATAATGGTGTACTTCGCCGCTGGTATTTGAAATCCGCGTCTTTGAGGTTTTTGGAACTAAGGAATTTCCCAGCTTTGAAATGGTAATTGGATGTCCCTAATGTTCCAAGCTGGAAGCTTTGTTGGATTCCCACAATCGCGTATTCATGGTCTACATCACTGCCAAACAGTTTCGGAATTCCACGCTGATAATAAGCGTAAAAAGTCGGGAATTTCGATCCGAGAATCACTTTCCGATACGGTTCTCGCATGTATTTTTGCTTCGGCGTATAACTCACGGTAATTTCACCCAGCAATGCCTGATAACCTTCAAATTCCTGGAATTGATCGTTGGGAATTAAGCTATCAAACGTACTCAGATTCTGGTATTTCGATAAGGAACGGCGCTCGGCAAATTCGGCTTCCACGTTGATGTAAAATCCGTTGAAATATTCGTAATCGTGGCCCAACCGCAATTTAGTCACTTCGATGAAATTGCTTCGTTTGTAGACTTGGGTAATGGCATCGAAAGGAACAATGGCATCAAATTCATGCGAACCGCGGATATAGACTTTTCCCTGGTGGAATGGATCGTAGAGATAACGCCACCAGGAAGAACCTTTGAGATCGCCGTTGAGAATTCCCATGGATAATTCGGAATAACTGTCGATTGTACGCTGGTCTTCCCATTTACGGAAAAAACTGAATCCAGGGGCCACACGCGGACCTGCAGGATAAAGCGGACGCGCCATCGCTGCTATCGAATTAATGGTCCATTGAGTGCGTTGCGGTCTGTTACGGTGATCAACACCGAACCAAAGCACCTTCCATACGGTCACTTTATTGAAAATAGCGTCGATGGAATCGAGGTATTCTTTACGGTTAAATGCATCACGCAAGCTGTCTTTCACGATAATGAAACGTTGCTCTTCAGGTGTTAATGATACCACACGCTCTTCTTTCCAGAAAACGGAATCGCGCTCGTAGGCTTCTTTGCTGGTAATCGCTACCTCATCGCTGAAGAATTTCTTGGCATATTCGGGATTGAAGTCGTAGTTAGTGAATTTTGCAACCGTGGTGCAGGTAGAAGTCTGCTCTTTGTATTTTACGCCGTATGTGAGCAACTGTTCGCGAAGCACACAAAGCGTATCGCCCACATTGTCGAAATGCTGTTCGATGGTGAAATAATCGTAGACGAGCAGATTTCCTTTCTCCATGGTCAGTTCGAGCTTCTGTACCAGCCACAGTGAGTCGATGACGTAGATATAACCCGAAAGTGTTGAGGTTGAACTCGACCGCGGAATGATTTTGATCTTATCAATGATGTGGTCGTTTTCTTCGTATTGTGCTTCGAGGCGGTATTTGTAGGATAAAATACCCGGACCCGAAATGGGGCTACTGACCGGTGATGAATGTAAATCATCGAGGTGCATCAGGTTCTCAAAGAAATTGAAGTTCGATTTGACAGTGGTAGTGTAGTACAACAATCGTCCGTCGCCATGTTGTGTAAAGGCATTCCGGATTTCTTTCACTTTGTTTTGCGGCGCATAATAACGAACAGCCTGTACTTCTGCAAGGTTCATGTTTCCGGCCAGCAACTGGGTTTTCCGGCGTTCTTCTTCAAACGGATCGTCAGATGGTTTTTGATCGTTGTTTTGCTTGCCTTGTTTTCGCTCGATTTTTTCAGTGGCTTTGATGTACACATCGGTTGAATGCGGGTAATTCCACTGGTTCATCTGATCGCGTTTTTTCACCACCTTCAGCATAATTTCACGACCAGGATTCGACTTTTTGGTCGTTATTTCCACTTCTTCAATATCGGATACTTTGGTGGGAAAAAGCTGGATATCACGCGTGGTATTGGTGAGCTGAATCGTCACGTATGTTTCACGTTCATCATAACCCATTGCCGAGAAAATGAGGTAATATTCTCCTTCAAATAATTGGAGGGTATAGTTTCCGTTTACGTCGGTTTGCGTACGAAGTTCAACGTTGTTCTTTACATAAATATTGGCAAAAGGAATAGGCAGATTATTTTCATCGGTCACTACTCCAGTAAGCTTCCGTTGGGTCATGCCTGAAAAGGCAATCGGTATAAGGAAAAGAAGTAGTAAAATGTTTCGCATAATTCTCTTAATGAACAAAGGGAAATTGGTAACGTCCGCTCCGTAAAAATGTTGCCGAAAGTTAGGTTATTAAACCTATAACTTCCTGAATTAGTGTTAAATCTTCTTTTCGATCCGATCTAAAACCAAAATCAGGGATAAACGGTAATTACGATTCCTGTTGTTGTTGTTTCTCCTGCTGTGCCATCCACTCGATGTGTTTTTCCATACGCTTGCGCATCCAGCGGCGCAGAAAGTAGGTGCCGAAAGCAAATACAGATAAACCGTAATAATATATCCATCGGTCAAAACCTTCCATGATACCGAAAATCGTAACGACTACGATGATCAGAATACCCATGCAGAGCCAGAACCATTCCATTATTTTGTTGTAAGTACCCATTTTCTATTTTTTATCGTCGATGTCTAATTTTCCGTGCGGTTTCAAAAACACGTAACTTGAAAAATCCTGTTTGGTACGAATGCCTGTTCCATATACCAGGGATTTCGGCGTGCGTACCATCACCATTTTGTCCGTAAAAATAGTGCTATCTGCTCTATTCCAGTACAACGCTTCGGTTTCCATACGCTGATTTTTCAATGGATTGAACAATTGCACTGAATCACGCACCATCATGGTTCCCATTTCTTCGTTCACTTCGCCGTAAAGCGCCGTTAAAATTGAAGCGAGTGAACCGTTTTCATTGTAAAATTCCACTTTTACACCTTCCCGGAATTTCACCACCTTGGTCGGTTTGGTATATGATTCGGCCAGTTTGGCGTAAAGCCGCACCTTGGCATAACCCGAATCGGTATACGTGAGATACAGTTCTGTGGTTTTTTCGTCGGGATCGTTGGGTTTGAATGTGACACGTTTAATCGAATCCAAATCGTTGACGCATGAAACAAACATTCCTGCCATCAATAAGAAAGCAGGAATG
Encoded proteins:
- the lptC gene encoding LPS export ABC transporter periplasmic protein LptC, yielding MTLSSKERYLIFIPAFLLMAGMFVSCVNDLDSIKRVTFKPNDPDEKTTELYLTYTDSGYAKVRLYAKLAESYTKPTKVVKFREGVKVEFYNENGSLASILTALYGEVNEEMGTMMVRDSVQLFNPLKNQRMETEALYWNRADSTIFTDKMVMVRTPKSLVYGTGIRTKQDFSSYVFLKPHGKLDIDDKK
- a CDS encoding methionine synthase; translated protein: MSNLLRLSGLEAITVTPESNFINIGERTNVTGSRAFLRMIRDNDFEAALSVAREQVEGGAQIIDINMDEGMIDGKEAMVKFLNLIAAEPDIARVPVMIDSSKWEIIEAGLKCIQGKGIVNSISLKEGEENFIAQAKKIKRFGAAVVVMAFDEKGQADSYERRIEICERSYRTLVDKVNFPPQDIIFDPNIFPVATGMEEHNNNALDFFKATKWIRENLKGAHVSGGVSNVSFSFRGNNAVREAMHSVFLYYAIQQGMDMGIVNPSMLEIYDDIDKQLLVFIEDVILNRRPDATERLLDFAESFKGEEKKKEVELEWRSALVNERLSHALVKGIVDYIDEDVEECRHQFKRPIEVIEGPLMDGMNVVGDLFGSGKMFLPQVVKSARVMKKAVAYLLPFIEEEKGGKSETAGRIIMATVKGDVHDIGKNIVGVVLGCNNYEVIDLGVMVPADKIIQAAIEHKAHVIGLSGLITPSLDEMVYVAKEMERAQLDIPLLIGGATTSKVHTAVKIEQSYERGQTVHVLDASRSVTVVEQLLGHKKGQFVEDLKLEYTRLREHHEKHRGAKQLLSLAAAQANKLQLTFDESTVSAPKELGTQTFEHFPLEKLVDYIDWTPFFQTWELHGRYPNILTDEVVGAQATELFADAQAMLKKLIDEKWLVAKAVVGIFPANSVGDDIEIYADETRSEVINIQHTLRQQTTKVSGQPNLALSDFIAPKESGVKDYIGGFVVTTGHGIDEHVQRFEDDHDDYSSILLKALADRLAEAFAEYMHAYVRKQKWGYAPDETLDNSELIQEKYRGIRPAPGYPACPDHTEKPGLFRILNATEVSGVSLTETLAMWPASSVSGWYFAHPDSKYFGLGKITNEQVEDIARRKHIDLAEMRRWLGSNLND
- a CDS encoding 5-methyltetrahydrofolate--homocysteine methyltransferase, with the protein product MEHITDILKKRILVLDGAMGTMIQRYPLEEEDFRKGWFEDHPHPLKGNNDLLSLTRPEIIAQIHREYLEAGADIIETNTFSGTTVAQADYHLEKYVYDINFHSAKIAKEVCDEFTALNPDKPRFVAGSIGPTNRTASISPDVNDPGFRGITFDELVVAYTEQTNALMDGGCDILLVETVFDTLNAKAALYAIDEVYEARGVRLPIMVSGTITDQSGRTLTGQTTDAFLVSVQHMPLLSIGLNCALGASMMRPYLQILANQAPFAVSAHPNAGLPNEFGQYDETAEMMGEQIEEFLREGIINIIGGCCGTTPAHIRKMAELAPKYAPRTLAETV